One Streptococcus sp. DTU_2020_1001019_1_SI_AUS_MUR_006 DNA window includes the following coding sequences:
- the aroC gene encoding chorismate synthase, whose translation MRYLTAGESHGPRLTAIIEGIPAGLPLTAEDINEDLKRRQGGYGRGGRMKIESDQVVFTSGVRHGKTTGAPITMDVINKDHQKWLDIMSAEDIEDKLKSKRKITHPRPGHADLVGGIKYRFDDLRNSLERSSARETTMRVAVGAVAKRLLAELDIEIANHVVVFGGKEIDVPENLTVLEIKKLAAQSEVSIVNQEREQEIKDYIDQIKRDGDTIGGVVETVVGGVPVGLGSYVQWDRKLDARLAQAVISINAFKGVEFGLGFKAGYLKGSQVMDEILWSKEEGYTRRTNNLGGFEGGMTNGQPIIVRGVMKPIPTLYKPLMSVDIETHEPYKATVERSDPTALPAAGVVMEAVVATVLAQEILEKFSSDNLEELKEAVAKHREYTKNY comes from the coding sequence ATGAGATATTTAACAGCAGGAGAATCACATGGTCCTCGTCTGACAGCAATTATTGAAGGAATTCCAGCAGGACTGCCTTTGACTGCAGAAGATATCAATGAGGATCTCAAACGTCGCCAAGGCGGTTACGGTCGTGGTGGACGTATGAAAATCGAGAGTGATCAGGTTGTCTTCACTTCTGGAGTTCGTCATGGTAAGACGACAGGTGCTCCCATTACCATGGATGTCATTAACAAAGACCATCAAAAATGGCTGGATATCATGTCTGCCGAGGATATTGAGGATAAACTTAAAAGCAAACGAAAAATCACTCATCCTCGCCCAGGTCACGCAGATTTAGTTGGTGGGATTAAATACCGCTTTGATGACTTGCGAAATTCTTTGGAACGTTCATCTGCCCGTGAAACAACTATGCGGGTTGCAGTTGGAGCAGTAGCCAAGCGACTTTTAGCTGAGCTTGATATCGAAATTGCCAACCATGTTGTTGTTTTTGGCGGCAAGGAAATCGATGTTCCAGAAAACTTAACAGTTTTAGAGATTAAAAAACTGGCTGCTCAATCAGAAGTTTCTATCGTTAACCAAGAACGTGAGCAGGAGATCAAGGATTATATTGATCAGATTAAACGTGATGGAGATACTATTGGTGGTGTTGTCGAAACAGTTGTGGGTGGTGTTCCTGTTGGTCTGGGTTCTTATGTTCAATGGGATCGCAAACTAGATGCGAGACTAGCTCAAGCAGTTATTTCAATCAACGCCTTTAAGGGTGTGGAGTTTGGACTAGGCTTTAAAGCAGGTTATCTCAAGGGTAGTCAAGTCATGGATGAAATTCTCTGGTCTAAAGAAGAAGGCTATACTCGTCGAACGAATAACCTTGGAGGTTTTGAAGGTGGCATGACCAATGGCCAACCGATTATTGTTCGTGGGGTCATGAAACCAATTCCGACTCTCTATAAGCCATTAATGAGTGTCGATATTGAAACCCATGAGCCTTATAAGGCAACGGTGGAGAGAAGTGATCCAACCGCTCTTCCAGCAGCAGGTGTTGTTATGGAAGCAGTTGTAGCAACAGTTTTAGCCCAAGAAATTCTAGAGAAATTCTCTTCTGATAATCTGGAGGAATTAAAAGAAGCTGTTGCTAAACATCGGGAGTATACAAAGAATTATTAA
- a CDS encoding CDP-glycerol glycerophosphotransferase family protein, with amino-acid sequence MSRNFFEKLRLISIRDIISLIFIFPIAYVISLFFRRKNKNLILICESEKEARDNGYWLFKYIRENHPEENVIYVIDLKSPDAQKVKELGECIQYWSLRHWIYYLSAGVNVSTQKAGNPNAAVFNLMEVYLGLKTNKVFLQHGITVSDAKWLYYENTKMRGFICGAEQEYKEIEEKFGYPSGYVKYLGFPRFDNLHNNIVKNNQILVMPTWREWLNLNTKARTSFNEGSIFTESEYFKKWNEFLLSKDLKTFLEENDLTLIFYPHRNMQNNLQEFQTSSDNIILADWKKYDIQELLKESAFLITDYSSVFMDFAYMRKPVLFYQFDYKKFREGQYEEGYYDYKDGFGKSIDTLDELISDIQKQFNNKWILEDRYKEKIEKFFRIYDDRNSKRVYRFIKEIIGKKE; translated from the coding sequence ATGAGTAGAAATTTTTTTGAAAAATTAAGATTAATTTCTATAAGAGATATTATTTCGCTTATATTTATTTTTCCTATAGCCTATGTTATTTCTCTTTTCTTTAGACGCAAGAATAAGAATCTAATACTAATATGTGAAAGTGAAAAAGAAGCTAGAGATAATGGCTATTGGTTGTTTAAATATATTAGAGAAAATCACCCAGAGGAAAATGTAATATATGTTATTGATTTGAAATCTCCTGATGCTCAAAAAGTCAAAGAGTTAGGAGAATGTATACAGTATTGGTCTTTGAGACACTGGATTTATTATTTAAGTGCAGGAGTAAATGTAAGTACACAAAAAGCGGGAAACCCTAATGCAGCTGTTTTTAATCTTATGGAAGTATATTTAGGATTAAAAACCAATAAAGTATTTTTACAACATGGAATAACAGTTTCAGATGCTAAATGGCTATATTATGAAAATACAAAGATGCGTGGCTTTATATGTGGAGCAGAACAAGAGTACAAGGAAATAGAGGAAAAGTTTGGTTATCCTAGTGGGTATGTAAAATATTTAGGTTTTCCTAGATTTGACAACCTCCATAATAACATTGTAAAAAATAATCAAATTCTTGTAATGCCTACATGGAGAGAATGGTTAAACCTAAATACTAAAGCTAGAACTAGCTTTAATGAAGGCAGTATTTTTACAGAAAGTGAATATTTTAAAAAATGGAATGAGTTTTTATTAAGTAAGGACCTAAAAACTTTTTTAGAAGAAAATGACTTAACGTTAATTTTTTATCCGCATAGAAATATGCAAAATAATTTACAAGAATTTCAAACTTCTTCGGATAATATCATATTGGCAGATTGGAAAAAATATGATATACAAGAATTATTAAAAGAGTCAGCTTTTTTAATTACAGATTACTCAAGTGTATTTATGGACTTTGCTTATATGAGAAAGCCAGTTTTGTTTTATCAATTTGATTATAAAAAATTTAGGGAGGGTCAGTACGAAGAAGGATACTATGATTATAAAGATGGCTTCGGAAAATCAATAGATACCCTAGATGAATTAATATCAGATATTCAAAAACAATTTAATAATAAGTGGATCCTGGAAGATAGATACAAAGAAAAAATTGAAAAGTTTTTTAGAATATACGATGACAGAAATTCTAAAAGAGTATATAGATTTATAAAAGAGATAATAGGAAAAAAAGAATGA
- a CDS encoding TPM domain-containing protein, producing MKKLILLLIIPLFFFMPLVAANIAVPDRPLNGIYDPNGYLTTSVAETLESMNAGSETQVGIYIIDTLDGSSIEEVANEVARKWKIGKQDSNSGILIAIAIKDRKFRIETSNEAAIWLTDSKASSLLNDSKPYMKEGKYTDALNRILVGISKAESGKAEIINKKENKNTQLPKIYEKSLKNNEGLSKYFDYIPFPILFYLMFFLLLSLVTWFRYLKRCRFSKYEYEGKGKLYPDFPDFVPNDTWTEERKSYYKKISV from the coding sequence ATGAAAAAGTTAATTTTACTCTTAATTATCCCTTTATTCTTTTTTATGCCGCTAGTGGCGGCTAATATAGCTGTTCCAGATCGGCCTTTAAATGGGATATACGATCCTAATGGTTATTTAACCACTAGTGTTGCAGAAACGTTAGAGAGTATGAATGCTGGAAGTGAAACCCAAGTAGGTATTTACATTATAGATACCCTGGACGGTTCCAGTATCGAAGAGGTAGCCAATGAGGTTGCACGCAAATGGAAAATTGGGAAACAAGATTCCAACAGTGGAATTTTAATCGCTATTGCTATAAAGGATAGGAAGTTTCGTATTGAAACATCCAATGAAGCAGCAATTTGGCTTACTGACTCGAAGGCCAGTTCTTTACTAAATGATTCGAAGCCTTACATGAAAGAAGGGAAATATACTGATGCTCTTAACAGAATTCTAGTAGGTATCTCTAAAGCCGAATCTGGGAAAGCTGAAATCATAAACAAGAAAGAGAATAAGAATACTCAGCTTCCAAAAATCTATGAAAAATCATTAAAAAATAATGAAGGCCTTAGTAAGTATTTCGATTACATTCCGTTTCCGATATTGTTCTATCTAATGTTCTTTCTTTTACTGAGTTTAGTAACGTGGTTCAGGTACTTAAAAAGATGTCGCTTTTCTAAGTATGAGTATGAGGGAAAGGGGAAGCTATATCCAGATTTTCCTGACTTTGTACCTAACGATACGTGGACTGAAGAACGTAAATCTTACTATAAAAAAATAAGCGTTTAA
- a CDS encoding prephenate dehydrogenase — translation MAKTIYIAGLGLIGASMALGIKRDHPDYEILGYNRSQTSRDIALERGMIDRATDDFASFAPLADVIILTLPIKQTIAFLQELATLELKEGVIISDAGSTKSAIVVTAENCFADKPVRFVGAHPMAGSHKTGAASADVNLFENAYYIFTPSSLTSPDTLEEMKDLLSGLHARFIEIDAEEHDRVTSQISHFPHILASGLMEQTASYAEEHEMARRFAAGGFRDMTRIAESEPGMWTSILLSNRETIVERIEDFRGRLDEIGQAISKGDENQIWNFFNQAREQRQAMEIHKRGGVDSSYDLYVDVPDEEDVILRILELLRGTSLVNIHINEENREDVHGILQISFKNAQDLKRAEQVITENTNYTVVIK, via the coding sequence ATGGCTAAAACCATCTATATCGCAGGATTGGGTTTGATTGGTGCTTCCATGGCACTCGGAATCAAGCGGGATCATCCTGATTATGAAATTTTAGGATACAATCGTAGTCAAACGTCTAGAGATATTGCCTTGGAGAGAGGAATGATTGACCGTGCGACGGATGATTTTGCCAGTTTTGCTCCACTTGCAGACGTCATCATTCTTACCCTGCCAATCAAGCAAACCATTGCTTTTTTACAAGAATTGGCAACTTTGGAACTAAAAGAAGGTGTCATTATTTCTGATGCTGGATCGACCAAGTCAGCTATCGTGGTTACAGCTGAGAACTGTTTTGCAGATAAGCCTGTTCGCTTTGTAGGGGCTCATCCTATGGCAGGTAGTCATAAGACAGGAGCGGCTTCTGCCGATGTTAATCTTTTTGAAAATGCCTACTATATCTTTACGCCATCAAGTTTAACTAGTCCTGACACGCTTGAAGAAATGAAGGACTTGCTGTCAGGTCTGCACGCTCGTTTCATTGAAATCGATGCTGAAGAGCATGACCGAGTGACTTCTCAGATTAGCCATTTTCCTCATATCTTGGCATCAGGTTTAATGGAACAAACTGCTAGTTATGCTGAAGAACATGAGATGGCACGACGCTTTGCGGCAGGTGGTTTTCGTGATATGACTCGGATTGCTGAAAGCGAGCCAGGTATGTGGACTTCTATTCTCTTATCCAATCGAGAGACCATTGTTGAACGCATCGAGGACTTCAGGGGCCGTTTGGACGAGATTGGACAAGCTATCAGTAAGGGTGATGAAAACCAAATCTGGAATTTTTTCAATCAAGCGCGTGAGCAACGTCAGGCTATGGAAATCCATAAACGCGGAGGAGTGGATAGCTCTTATGACCTCTATGTCGATGTTCCCGATGAGGAAGATGTTATCTTGCGCATCTTGGAATTGCTAAGAGGAACTTCCTTGGTCAATATCCATATCAATGAGGAAAACCGTGAGGATGTTCACGGGATTCTGCAGATTTCCTTTAAGAATGCTCAGGATTTAAAACGCGCTGAGCAAGTCATTACAGAAAATACGAATTACACAGTCGTTATTAAATAA
- a CDS encoding shikimate kinase, which yields MAKVLLGFMGAGKSTIARGLDPDFVDMDALLEDRLGMPIARFFEEKGEAAFRQVESEILADLLKTDQVVSTGGGVVISPRNRALLKQNADNIYLKAGFETLYQRISADEDNQRPLFLKNSKEDLAAIFKERQAWYEEVASKVIDVSKLSPEEIIEELT from the coding sequence ATGGCTAAGGTTTTACTAGGTTTTATGGGTGCAGGAAAATCTACTATTGCTAGAGGATTAGATCCTGACTTTGTAGACATGGATGCCTTGTTGGAAGACCGACTGGGGATGCCGATTGCTCGTTTCTTTGAAGAAAAAGGAGAAGCAGCCTTCCGTCAGGTGGAATCAGAAATTTTAGCTGACTTACTTAAAACGGACCAAGTCGTGTCAACTGGGGGAGGAGTAGTCATTTCTCCGCGTAATCGGGCCTTGCTCAAGCAAAATGCTGATAATATCTACCTAAAAGCAGGTTTTGAGACCCTGTACCAGCGAATTTCAGCCGATGAGGACAATCAACGCCCACTATTTTTAAAGAATAGCAAGGAAGATTTGGCTGCGATTTTTAAAGAAAGACAGGCTTGGTATGAGGAAGTGGCTAGTAAAGTTATCGATGTGTCCAAGCTAAGTCCGGAGGAAATTATAGAGGAATTGACATGA
- the aroB gene encoding 3-dehydroquinate synthase, with amino-acid sequence MKIRIDLPHHPYDIQIEKGCLSQAGKWLRELWQPQKIVIITDNHVASLYAEKVKLSLEDAGFQVAVFDFLEGEERKNLTTVQKAYEFLVKQDLTRSDGIVALGGGVVGDLAGFVASTYMRGIHFVQIPTSLTAQVDSSIGGKTGVNTPFAKNMVGTFAQPDGVLIDPTVLETLGKRELIEGMGEVIKYGLIEDPELWDLLSEMDGSLESILEHSESLIDHSCQVKRKMVVEDELDNGIRLYLNFGHTIGHAIEATAGYGKIMHGEAVAMGMVQVSKVAEEKGLMPAGITQSIREMCQKFGLPVDYENWDLDKLYQALTHDKKARGNTMKLVLVPELGSAMIHPVSLEEMKAYLVK; translated from the coding sequence ATGAAAATTAGAATAGACCTTCCACATCATCCTTACGATATTCAGATTGAAAAAGGATGCTTGTCTCAAGCGGGGAAATGGTTGCGCGAACTTTGGCAACCACAAAAAATTGTTATCATAACGGATAACCATGTGGCTTCTCTCTATGCAGAAAAAGTAAAATTGAGCTTAGAGGATGCTGGTTTTCAAGTGGCAGTTTTTGACTTTCTAGAGGGTGAAGAGCGAAAAAATCTAACCACAGTTCAAAAGGCTTATGAATTTCTAGTTAAGCAAGACTTGACTCGCAGTGACGGCATCGTAGCTCTAGGTGGCGGAGTTGTCGGAGACTTAGCTGGCTTTGTAGCCTCAACCTATATGCGAGGTATTCACTTTGTCCAAATTCCGACTAGCTTGACAGCTCAAGTGGACTCTTCAATCGGTGGTAAGACAGGAGTAAATACTCCTTTTGCCAAGAATATGGTGGGAACTTTTGCCCAGCCAGATGGCGTTTTGATTGATCCAACAGTTCTTGAAACTCTAGGTAAGCGAGAGTTGATTGAAGGAATGGGTGAAGTCATCAAGTATGGCTTAATTGAAGATCCAGAACTCTGGGACTTATTATCTGAAATGGATGGTTCTTTAGAGAGTATTTTGGAGCATTCAGAGAGTTTGATTGATCATTCTTGCCAGGTGAAGCGAAAGATGGTAGTTGAGGATGAATTGGACAATGGCATTCGTCTGTATCTCAACTTTGGTCATACAATCGGTCATGCTATTGAAGCAACTGCTGGTTACGGAAAAATCATGCACGGTGAGGCAGTGGCTATGGGAATGGTTCAGGTCTCTAAGGTAGCCGAAGAAAAAGGCCTCATGCCAGCTGGAATAACCCAGTCTATCCGAGAGATGTGTCAGAAGTTTGGTCTTCCTGTTGATTATGAAAACTGGGATCTTGACAAGCTCTATCAGGCTTTGACTCATGACAAAAAAGCGCGTGGCAATACCATGAAATTAGTTTTGGTACCTGAGCTTGGTTCAGCGATGATTCACCCAGTTTCTCTCGAAGAAATGAAAGCTTACTTAGTAAAATAA
- a CDS encoding shikimate dehydrogenase, giving the protein MKINGYTRLAAVVANPIKHSISPFIHNSAFEATETNGVYLAWEVEATDLAETVANIRRYQMYGINLSMPYKEQVIPYLDQLSEEACLIGAVNTVVNREGTLIGYNTDGKGFFKSLPSFKISGKRMVLLGAGGAAKAILAQAILDGVSQVSVSVRSASIEKTRPYLEKLQNETGFKVDLFALEDVSELQARIIDSDLLVNATSVGMDGVSLPIPASVALPEKLLVADVIYQPFETPFLKWARNQGNQSINGLGMLLYQAAEAFELWTGKEMPIDQIWELLTQKYQ; this is encoded by the coding sequence ATGAAGATTAATGGCTACACACGTCTGGCAGCTGTGGTCGCAAATCCTATCAAACATTCCATTTCTCCTTTCATTCATAATAGTGCTTTTGAGGCAACAGAGACAAACGGTGTCTATCTAGCCTGGGAGGTTGAAGCGACTGACTTGGCAGAAACAGTTGCAAATATTCGTCGCTATCAGATGTATGGAATCAATCTTTCTATGCCCTACAAGGAGCAAGTGATTCCTTATCTGGACCAGTTGAGTGAGGAAGCTTGTCTTATTGGTGCAGTTAATACAGTTGTGAATCGAGAGGGAACTTTAATCGGATATAACACAGATGGCAAGGGATTTTTTAAGAGCTTGCCTTCTTTTAAAATATCTGGGAAAAGAATGGTATTGTTAGGAGCAGGCGGTGCAGCCAAGGCAATTTTGGCGCAGGCAATTTTGGATGGAGTCAGTCAAGTTTCTGTCTCTGTACGTTCGGCTTCAATAGAAAAAACAAGACCTTACTTAGAAAAACTACAAAATGAAACAGGATTTAAAGTAGATTTATTTGCTTTAGAAGATGTTTCTGAACTGCAAGCAAGGATAATTGATTCGGATTTACTGGTAAATGCGACTAGTGTTGGCATGGATGGAGTATCTCTGCCAATCCCAGCAAGTGTCGCTTTACCAGAGAAGCTCTTGGTAGCAGATGTGATTTATCAACCCTTTGAAACACCATTTTTAAAGTGGGCAAGAAACCAGGGAAATCAATCTATCAATGGCCTTGGCATGCTGCTTTACCAAGCTGCTGAAGCTTTTGAGTTATGGACAGGCAAGGAAATGCCAATAGATCAAATCTGGGAATTATTAACACAAAAGTACCAATAA
- the pheA gene encoding prephenate dehydratase: protein MKIAYLGPKGSFSHHVVQTAFPHEELEPFSNITDVIKAYEQGLVDFSVVPVENSIEGSVHETLDYLFHQARIQAVAEIVQPIHQQLMAVPGQVKIDKIFSHPQALAQGKKYIDEHYPDAKLEVTASTAYAARYISEHPDQPFAAIAPKSSAGEYGLELIAQDIQEMEANFTRFWVLGPKAPQMPLNANAQKMSLALTLPDNLPGALYKALSTFAWRGIDLTKIESRPLKTALGEYFFIIDVDYADKELVHFAQEELETIGIHYKILGAYPIYTIQDKGKEKE from the coding sequence ATGAAAATTGCCTATCTAGGTCCTAAAGGATCTTTTTCGCACCATGTGGTGCAAACGGCTTTTCCTCATGAGGAACTAGAGCCTTTTTCAAATATTACGGACGTTATCAAGGCTTACGAACAGGGCTTAGTAGACTTTTCAGTAGTGCCAGTTGAAAATTCTATTGAAGGTAGTGTTCATGAAACCTTGGATTATCTTTTCCACCAGGCTCGAATTCAAGCTGTGGCGGAGATTGTGCAGCCAATTCATCAACAGTTGATGGCAGTGCCAGGGCAAGTTAAAATTGATAAAATCTTTTCTCATCCGCAGGCCTTGGCTCAAGGAAAGAAATATATCGATGAGCATTATCCAGACGCTAAATTGGAGGTCACTGCCAGTACAGCCTACGCTGCGCGCTATATTTCCGAGCATCCAGATCAGCCTTTTGCGGCCATTGCCCCCAAAAGTTCGGCTGGAGAATATGGTTTGGAATTAATTGCTCAAGATATTCAAGAGATGGAAGCCAATTTCACGCGCTTTTGGGTGTTAGGTCCCAAGGCACCGCAAATGCCCTTGAATGCAAATGCTCAGAAAATGAGTCTAGCTTTGACTTTGCCAGATAATCTTCCAGGTGCTTTATATAAGGCGCTTTCTACCTTTGCTTGGCGCGGGATTGACCTAACTAAGATTGAGAGTCGCCCCCTAAAAACAGCCTTGGGCGAATACTTTTTTATCATTGATGTGGACTATGCTGATAAAGAACTGGTCCATTTTGCTCAAGAAGAATTAGAAACGATTGGGATCCACTATAAAATACTAGGAGCTTACCCTATCTATACCATACAGGATAAAGGGAAGGAGAAGGAATGA
- a CDS encoding LCP family protein encodes MTRENPLTHHEKLRYDYLLKNIHYLNEKEKREFDLLHAKLEGQKGSAEVFNPEAKEQLLSDSGIDLPTYANRSRSSRRSGGAQLETKVPKAKKPKKKRGFSFKRLFVWLGMLLLCVAVGMIIMFLKGFQSANPNGSNGPKDAKAAQVEVFNGQDTRDGVNILILGTDGRIGQNSAETRTDSIMVLNVSGKDKKLKLVSFMRDNLVYIDGYSQVINGQKQTDHKLNLAYELGEQEGKQGAEMVRKVLKDNFDLDIKYYALVDFQAFATAIDTLFPDGVTIDAQFSTLNGVPVTEATVGDDLHATETESPTQTIRVGKQQMNGSTLLNYARFRDDDEGDYGRTRRQQQVMTAVLQQIKDPTKLFTGSEALGKVFAMTSTNLPYTFLLTNGLSVLEGGQNGIERLTVPELGDWVDDYDVYGGQALRVDQKAYQNKLAQMGFR; translated from the coding sequence ATGACTAGAGAGAATCCTTTGACACACCATGAAAAATTGAGATATGACTATCTTTTGAAAAATATTCATTATTTGAATGAAAAAGAAAAGAGAGAATTTGACTTATTACATGCTAAGTTAGAAGGTCAAAAAGGTTCAGCGGAAGTTTTCAATCCAGAAGCCAAAGAACAACTTCTTTCAGACTCTGGTATCGACCTGCCAACCTATGCTAATCGTAGTCGCTCTAGCCGCCGTAGTGGTGGAGCTCAACTGGAAACGAAGGTTCCAAAAGCTAAGAAACCAAAGAAAAAAAGAGGTTTTAGTTTTAAACGCTTATTTGTTTGGTTAGGGATGTTATTGCTTTGTGTAGCAGTAGGAATGATCATCATGTTCTTAAAGGGATTCCAATCGGCGAATCCTAATGGCTCAAATGGGCCCAAAGATGCCAAAGCTGCTCAGGTTGAAGTCTTCAATGGACAAGATACGCGTGATGGGGTTAATATTCTTATTTTGGGTACGGATGGACGTATCGGACAGAATAGTGCAGAAACACGGACAGATTCCATTATGGTTTTGAATGTAAGTGGCAAAGATAAAAAATTGAAGCTCGTTAGCTTTATGCGTGATAACCTGGTCTATATTGATGGGTATAGCCAAGTTATCAATGGTCAAAAACAGACCGACCATAAATTAAACTTGGCTTATGAATTAGGGGAACAAGAAGGTAAACAAGGAGCTGAAATGGTCCGCAAGGTGCTCAAGGATAATTTTGATCTAGACATAAAATATTATGCCCTTGTCGATTTTCAAGCCTTTGCGACAGCCATTGATACGCTTTTCCCTGATGGTGTGACTATAGATGCTCAGTTTTCAACCCTAAACGGGGTTCCTGTGACAGAAGCGACTGTAGGCGATGACTTGCATGCAACGGAAACTGAGTCACCGACTCAAACCATTCGAGTTGGAAAACAACAGATGAATGGTTCGACTCTTCTGAACTATGCACGTTTCCGTGATGACGATGAAGGGGACTATGGACGTACTCGTAGACAGCAACAAGTCATGACTGCTGTTTTACAGCAAATTAAAGATCCTACAAAACTTTTCACAGGTTCAGAAGCACTTGGTAAAGTATTCGCTATGACATCTACAAACCTTCCTTATACCTTCTTATTGACCAACGGATTATCAGTCCTTGAAGGAGGTCAGAATGGTATTGAAAGATTGACAGTTCCAGAACTTGGAGACTGGGTAGATGACTATGATGTCTATGGAGGCCAAGCCCTTCGAGTGGATCAAAAAGCTTACCAGAATAAGCTAGCCCAAATGGGATTTAGGTAA
- a CDS encoding YlbF/YmcA family competence regulator: protein MSNIYDSANELSRGLRELPEYKVVKEARDAIQADAEASKIFADYIAFQHEIQVIAQTGQIPDASFQEKMENFGKLIQGNALLSEFFAKQQQLSIYLSDIEKIVFEPISELLK from the coding sequence ATGTCAAATATTTATGATAGTGCAAACGAACTTAGTCGTGGACTACGCGAATTGCCTGAATACAAAGTGGTTAAAGAAGCTAGAGATGCCATCCAAGCAGATGCAGAAGCTAGTAAAATCTTTGCAGATTATATTGCTTTTCAGCATGAAATCCAAGTCATAGCCCAAACTGGTCAAATTCCAGATGCTTCTTTCCAGGAAAAAATGGAAAACTTTGGTAAGTTGATTCAAGGCAATGCTCTCTTGTCAGAATTCTTTGCAAAACAGCAACAACTTTCTATTTATCTATCTGATATTGAAAAAATTGTTTTTGAACCAATTTCAGAATTGCTAAAATAA
- the aroA gene encoding 3-phosphoshikimate 1-carboxyvinyltransferase, with product MKLKTNINHLNGSIRVPGDKSISHRSIIFGSLAEGETKVYDILRGEDVLSTMQVFRDLGVEIEDKDGVVTIQGVGIDGLKAPRNALDMGNSGTSIRLISGVLAGADFEVEMFGDDSLSKRPMDRVTLPLKKMGVSISGQTERDLPPLHLKGTKNLTPIHYELPIASAQVKSALIFAALQAQGQSVIIEKECTRNHTEDMLRQFGGDLSVDGKKITVQGPQKLSGQKVVVPGDISSAAFWLVAGLIVPNSHVVLKNVGINETRTGIIDVIRAMGGKLEITDIDPIAKSATLTVETSDLKGTEIGGALIPRLIDELPIIALLATQAQGQTVIKDAEELKVKETDRIQVVADALNSMGAAITPTADGMIIKGKSALHGARVNTFGDHRIGMMTAIAALLVADGEVELDRAEAINTSYPSFFDDLETLIHG from the coding sequence ATGAAGTTAAAAACAAACATTAACCACTTGAACGGTAGTATTCGAGTACCAGGTGATAAGTCTATCAGTCATCGCTCTATTATTTTTGGAAGTTTGGCTGAAGGTGAGACTAAGGTTTATGATATCTTACGTGGTGAAGATGTTCTATCAACTATGCAAGTTTTTCGTGACCTCGGTGTTGAGATAGAGGATAAAGACGGTGTCGTTACCATTCAAGGTGTTGGGATAGATGGATTGAAAGCCCCTCGGAATGCTCTCGATATGGGGAATTCTGGGACCTCTATTCGTTTGATTTCAGGCGTCCTTGCTGGTGCAGACTTTGAAGTAGAGATGTTTGGAGATGACAGTCTTTCTAAACGTCCTATGGACCGTGTGACCCTTCCTTTGAAAAAAATGGGAGTTAGCATTTCTGGTCAGACAGAGCGAGACTTGCCACCGTTACACTTAAAAGGAACAAAAAACTTAACACCTATTCATTATGAATTGCCGATTGCCTCTGCTCAAGTCAAGTCAGCCTTGATTTTTGCAGCTTTGCAGGCTCAGGGCCAGTCTGTCATCATTGAGAAGGAGTGCACTCGTAATCATACAGAAGATATGTTGCGTCAATTTGGCGGAGACTTGAGTGTCGATGGTAAGAAAATCACTGTCCAGGGACCACAGAAACTAAGTGGACAAAAGGTTGTCGTTCCAGGAGATATTTCTAGTGCAGCCTTTTGGTTGGTGGCAGGTTTGATTGTTCCAAATTCTCATGTGGTACTTAAGAATGTCGGTATTAACGAAACACGTACAGGTATTATCGATGTCATCCGTGCTATGGGTGGCAAATTAGAGATTACTGATATTGATCCAATTGCTAAGTCTGCAACCTTGACTGTTGAAACTTCAGATTTGAAGGGAACAGAGATTGGCGGAGCCTTGATTCCGCGCTTAATTGATGAATTACCAATTATCGCTCTCCTTGCTACCCAAGCTCAAGGGCAAACGGTCATCAAAGATGCTGAAGAACTTAAAGTCAAAGAGACAGACCGTATTCAGGTTGTTGCAGATGCTTTAAATAGCATGGGAGCAGCTATTACTCCTACAGCAGACGGCATGATTATCAAAGGGAAATCTGCCCTCCATGGAGCCAGAGTCAATACCTTTGGTGACCACCGTATCGGCATGATGACAGCCATTGCAGCGCTTTTAGTGGCAGATGGAGAAGTTGAATTGGATCGTGCTGAAGCTATCAATACTAGCTACCCAAGTTTCTTTGATGATTTGGAGACTTTGATTCATGGCTAA